A single region of the Eulemur rufifrons isolate Redbay chromosome 8, OSU_ERuf_1, whole genome shotgun sequence genome encodes:
- the ID3 gene encoding DNA-binding protein inhibitor ID-3 codes for MKALSPVRGCYEAVCCLSERSLAIARGRGKGPAAEEPLSLLDDMNHCYSRLRELVPGVPRGTQLSQVEILQRVIDYILDLQVVLAEPAPGPPDGPHLPIQTAELAPELVIANDKRSFCH; via the exons ATGAAGGCGTTGAGCCCGGTGCGCGGCTGCTATGAGGCGGTGTGCTGCCTGTCGGAACGCAGCCTGGCCATCGCGCGGGGCCGCGGCAAAGGCCCGGCGGCCGAGGAGCCGCTGAGCCTGCTGGACGACATGAACCACTGCTACTCGCGCCTGCGGGAACTGGTACCCGGAGTCCCGAGAGGCACTCAGCTTAGCCAGGTGGAAATCCTGCAGCGCGTCATTGACTACATCCTCGACCTGCAGGTGGTCCTGGCCGAGCCGGCCCCTGGGCCCCCAGACGGCCCGCATCTCCCCATCCAG ACAGCCGAGCTCGCTCCGGAACTTGTGATCGCCAACGACAAGAGGAGCTTCTGCCACTGA